The Balearica regulorum gibbericeps isolate bBalReg1 chromosome 12, bBalReg1.pri, whole genome shotgun sequence genome includes a region encoding these proteins:
- the UACA gene encoding uveal autoantigen with coiled-coil domains and ankyrin repeats isoform X2: MKSLKSRLKKHEAVIGGSALNTDWNKYDDRLMKAAERGDVEKVSSILGKKGVSPTKLDVEGRSAFHVVASKGNLDCLNTILIHGVDITATDAAGRNALHLAAKYGHALCLQKLLQYNCPTENVDLQGRTALHDAAMSDCSSSIQLLCDHGASVNSKDGDGRTPLVLATQMCRPTVCQLLIDRGADVNARDKQNRTALMLGCEYGCKDAVEVLLKNGADVSLTDGLGHDCAYYARIGDNIDILALIKAALEDSSKARDTMKKGQPEQKKWNRLHAQEEVNVRLYQKEHNAQELELENQDLKDRMREVQEEQRMLLDRISGLQLQLNEKDELKKILTTKEKQQEESLRTIEALKAKLKYYEVDFVGSGSNFGNRKEDILLKQGQVFAVESQSRSMLRPLELSLPNQSSSSEKEALKKELDNVRTCYGAAKEEIGKLQRELSHKVSECKALASECERTKAESDGQIKQLEDALKDVQKRMFDSEGKVKQMQTHFLALKDHLTNEAALGNSKLTEELKDQLKEMKTKYEGASAEVGKLRNQIKQNELLVAEFKRDEGRLVEENKRLQKELVKLEMERDKRGRNVMELEGQLKETAAKLAHSVTSEKFENMKSLLSNEVNEKARKLAEMEGERDKLQAEILLLKRESESQKAKLAQHVKPEDHEQMRSGFEQKNEELEKTISELSQKNQTLQMELEKLQIDNKMLKQQIQMLKTEIKSQNVPLKIHEELKKTNDLAVGDLTKKLFEITKKYNESKAEAEKLLAENNHLSENIGHFQAVYLSPEQHKKEVEALKSNGLELEKQLAELQKKYDDEQAKACKLVSENAVIRETLRDQYVLATTHEEVKTALNNTLEKTNRELSDLKEKTEEIKQEFLRVNEENGTLKNKVKLLQNQLQTEHISLKDHESTVTALNKSMQELQENNVAITAECKRGQEEILQLHAEIEAQKKELDTIQECIKSKYAPVASFEDRKQSFEATVKELKAQLQEQMQKYRESEEENEKCRQENEKLKNGVFSIQNDLQQNYILAEKSREMEKMFASKMEELNKQLRELLQKYTDDKEKDELQESPKQPVTLQAQPLTVEQIEALKKALGHTIEDLKEALRSKKECYDKETLKVGELQQELSGLKESSIPLVEYTQMKEMLEQEIVVIKNSLKEKEEENRVKNEEILKLQSEIQLTQQALTDLESKEVIDMSEYKSMKSALEAQINSIAENLSNMNKKYEEACEEALQAKKSELSLKDEKELLQLRSCSIEQEIKDQKERCDKSLTTIIDLQKRIQESAKQVEAKDNKITELLNDVERLKQALNGLSQLTYTSGIPSKRQNQQVEMLQNQVKTLQQQLADAKRQHQEVVSVYRTHLLSAVQGHMDEDVQAALLQIIRMRQGLVC, encoded by the exons TACAACTGTCCAACGGAGAATGTGGATCTTCAAGGAAGAACTGCTCTTCATGATGCAG cTATGTCAGACTGTTCCTCTAGCATACAACTACTGTGTGATCATGGGGCCTCAGTGAATTCAAAAGACGGA gaCGGGAGGACACCGCTAGTGCTGGCCACTCAGATGTGTCGTCCCACGGTTTGTCAGCTTCTGATAGACAGAGGAGCGGATGTTAATGCCAGGGACAAACAGAACAG GACTGCCTTAATGTTAGGCTGTGAATACGGCTGCAAGGATGCAGTAGAAGTTTTGCTCAAAAACGGTGCGGATGTTAGTTTGACTGATGGCCTTGGTCATGACTGTGCTTACTATGCCAGAATTGGTGACAATATTGACATTTTGGCTTTAATAAAAGCTGCTCTTGAGGATTCCAGCAAAG CAAGAGATACCATGAAGAAAGGGCAACCTGAACAAAAG AAGTGGAATCGGCTGCATGCGCAGGAGGAGGTGAATGTCAGGCTGTATCAGAAGGAACATAACGCTCAG GAATTGGAGTTAGAAAATCAAGATTTGAAAGATCGAATGAGAGAAGTACAAGAGGAGCAAAGGATGCTGCTGGATAGAATCAGTGGGCTACAACTACAATTGAATGAG aaagatGAGTTGAAGAAAATCCTAACTaccaaggaaaaacaacaggaaGAAAGCTTAAGAACTATTGAAGCACTTAAAGCTAAACTCAAATATTATGAA GTTGACTTTGTAGGATCTGGAAGTAACTTTGGTAATA GAAAAGAAGATATATTACTTAAGCAAGGCCAAGTGTTTGCTGTGGAATCACag TCTAGGTCAATGCTGAGACCCCTGGAGCTCTCCCTGCCTAACCAATCATCCAGTTCCGAGAAGgaagctttaaagaaagaacTTGACAACGTGAGGACCTGCTATGGTGCGGCAAAAGAAGAAATCGGCAAACTGCAGAGAGAACTTTCTCACAAGGTATCTGAATGCAAAGCTTTGGCATCTGAGTGCGAAAGAACCAAGGCGGAATCTGATGGACAGATAAAACAACTGGAAGATGCTTTAAAAGATGTGCAGAAAAGGATGTTTGACTCTGAAGGCAAAGTTAAGCAAATGCAGACCCACTTTCTTGCTCTGAAAGATCACCTGACTAATGAAGCTGCTTTGGGAAACAGTAAGCTAACAGAGGAGCTGAAAGATCagttgaaagaaatgaaaacgAAGTATGAAGGAGCCTCTGCTGAAGTGGGAAAACTAAGGAACCAGATTAAGCAGAATGAATTGCTGGTGGCGGAATTTAAGAGAGATGAAGGAAGGCTAGTGGAAGAGAATAAAAGGTTGCAGAAGGAACTTGTTAAGTTGGAGATGGAACGAGataaaaggggaagaaatgtCATGGAGTTAGAAGGGCAGctcaaagaaacagcagcaaagttaGCCCACTCTGTAACTTCAGagaaatttgaaaacatgaagagTTTGTTGTCAAATGAAGTGAACGAGAAAGCAAGGAAGTTAGCAGAGATGGAAGGAGAGCGTGAcaagctgcaggcagagattctgcttttaaagaggGAATCTGAGAGTCAGAAAGCTAAACTAGCTCAGCATGTAAAGCCAGAAGACCACGAACAAATGAGGAGTGGGTTTGAGCAAAAAAATGAGGAACTTGAGAAGACAATTTCTGAACTATCACAGAAGAATCAGACTCTGCAGATGGAACTTGAAAAATTGCAGATTGATAACAAAATGCTTAAGCAGCAAATCCAAATgctaaaaactgaaataaaaagccagaatgtgcctttaaaaattcatgaagaactgaagaaaacaaatgatctGGCCGTTGGTGACCTGaccaaaaagctttttgaaataacaaagaagtacaatgaaagcaaagcagaagctgaaaagttgCTGGCAGAGAACAACCACCTAAGTGAGAATATCGGCCACTTCCAAGCTGTAtacctgtctccagagcagcacAAAAAAGAAGTGGAAGCCTTAAAATCTAATGGTCTTGAACTTGAAAAGCAGCTTGCtgagcttcagaaaaaatatgatgATGAGCAAGCAAAAGCATGCAAACTAGTCTCAGAAAATGCAGTCATAAGGGAGACTCTCAGGGATCAGTATGTGTTGGCTACAACACATGAGGAGGTTAAAACAGCCTTGAATAACACACTAGAGAAGACTAACAGGGAGCTGTCggatctgaaggaaaaaactgAAGAGATAAAGCAAGAATTCCTGAGggtaaatgaagaaaatggaactttgaaaaataaggtGAAACTCTTACAGAATCAATTACAAACTGAGCATATAAGTTTAAAAGATCATGAAAGTACAGTGactgctttaaataaaagtatgCAAGAACTTCAGGAGAACAATGTTGCGATTACGGCTGAATGTAAGAGGGGTCAAGAAGAAATTTTGCAGTTGCATGCAGAAATTGAAGCCCAAAAGAAGGAACTTGACACAATTCAAGAATGCATTAAGTCAAAATATGCCCCAGTTGCCTCCTTtgaagacagaaagcaaagctttgaaGCCACAGTAAAGGAATTAAAAGCACAGTTGCAGGAACAGATGCAGAAGTACAGAGAAAGTGAGGAGGAAAACGAGAAGTGCAGACAGGAGAACGAAAAGCTCAAAAATGGTGTTTTCTCCATCCAAAATGACTTGCAGCAGAACTATATCCTTGCTGAGAAATCCcgtgaaatggaaaaaatgtttgcaagcaAAATGGAGGAGTTGAATAAGCAGTTGAGGGAATTGCTGCAGAAATACACAGatgataaagaaaaagatgagctGCAAGAGAGTCCCAAGCAGCCCGTAACTCTGCAGGCTCAGCCCCTCACAGTAGAACAAATTGAAGCCTTGAAGAAGGCTCTTGGTCACACGATAGAGGATCTAAAGGAAGCCCTCCGAAGTAAGAAGGAATGTTATGACAAAGAAACGCTAAAAGTAGGAGAACTACAGCAGGAATTGTCAGGTCTAAAAGAGTCTTCAATACCTTTGGTAGAATATACACAGATGAAGGAAATGCTAGAACAAGAAATTGTAGTGATCAAAAAcagcttgaaagaaaaggaagaagaaaacagagttaaaaatGAGGAGATCTTGAAGTTGCAGTCTGAGATTCAGCTTACTCAACAAGCTTTAACAGACCTGGAGAGTAAAGAAGTGATTGACATGTCAGAATACAAATCCATGAAAAGTGCTCTGGAGGCCCAGATTAATAGCATAGCTGAGAACTTGTCCAATATGAATAAAAAGTATGAGGAAGCATGTGAGGAGGCTTTGCAAGCTAAAAAGAGTGAGCTTTCTTTAAAGGATGAAAAGGAGTTGCTTCAGTTACGGAGTTGTAGTATTGAGCAAGAAATTAAAGACCAGAAAGAAAGGTGTGATAAATCATTGACAACAATTATTGACTTGCAGAAGAGAATACAGGAATCTGCAAAGCAGGTGGAAGCCAAGGATAACAAG ataacaGAGCTGCTTAATGATGTAGAGCGGTTAAAACAAGCTCTTAATGGCTTGTCTCAGCTTACATACACCTCCGGAATTCCCTCAAAGAGGCAGAACCAGCAGGTTGAAATGCTCCAGAACCAAGTGAAAACACTACAACAGCAGCTAGCT GATGCGAAAAGGCAGCATCAAGAGGTAGTTTCGGTTTATCGGACGCATCTTCTTAGTGCTGTACAG GGTCACATGGATGAAGATGTCCAAGCTGCTTTACTACAGATCATTCGAATGAGACAGGGACTTGTTTGCTGA
- the UACA gene encoding uveal autoantigen with coiled-coil domains and ankyrin repeats isoform X1, translating to MKSLKSRLKKHEAVIGGSALNTDWNKYDDRLMKAAERGDVEKVSSILGKKGVSPTKLDVEGRSAFHVVASKGNLDCLNTILIHGVDITATDAAGRNALHLAAKYGHALCLQKLLQYNCPTENVDLQGRTALHDAAMSDCSSSIQLLCDHGASVNSKDGDGRTPLVLATQMCRPTVCQLLIDRGADVNARDKQNRTALMLGCEYGCKDAVEVLLKNGADVSLTDGLGHDCAYYARIGDNIDILALIKAALEDSSKARDTMKKGQPEQKITNMSQKWNRLHAQEEVNVRLYQKEHNAQELELENQDLKDRMREVQEEQRMLLDRISGLQLQLNEEQMFADDLENEKDELKKILTTKEKQQEESLRTIEALKAKLKYYEVDFVGSGSNFGNRKEDILLKQGQVFAVESQSRSMLRPLELSLPNQSSSSEKEALKKELDNVRTCYGAAKEEIGKLQRELSHKVSECKALASECERTKAESDGQIKQLEDALKDVQKRMFDSEGKVKQMQTHFLALKDHLTNEAALGNSKLTEELKDQLKEMKTKYEGASAEVGKLRNQIKQNELLVAEFKRDEGRLVEENKRLQKELVKLEMERDKRGRNVMELEGQLKETAAKLAHSVTSEKFENMKSLLSNEVNEKARKLAEMEGERDKLQAEILLLKRESESQKAKLAQHVKPEDHEQMRSGFEQKNEELEKTISELSQKNQTLQMELEKLQIDNKMLKQQIQMLKTEIKSQNVPLKIHEELKKTNDLAVGDLTKKLFEITKKYNESKAEAEKLLAENNHLSENIGHFQAVYLSPEQHKKEVEALKSNGLELEKQLAELQKKYDDEQAKACKLVSENAVIRETLRDQYVLATTHEEVKTALNNTLEKTNRELSDLKEKTEEIKQEFLRVNEENGTLKNKVKLLQNQLQTEHISLKDHESTVTALNKSMQELQENNVAITAECKRGQEEILQLHAEIEAQKKELDTIQECIKSKYAPVASFEDRKQSFEATVKELKAQLQEQMQKYRESEEENEKCRQENEKLKNGVFSIQNDLQQNYILAEKSREMEKMFASKMEELNKQLRELLQKYTDDKEKDELQESPKQPVTLQAQPLTVEQIEALKKALGHTIEDLKEALRSKKECYDKETLKVGELQQELSGLKESSIPLVEYTQMKEMLEQEIVVIKNSLKEKEEENRVKNEEILKLQSEIQLTQQALTDLESKEVIDMSEYKSMKSALEAQINSIAENLSNMNKKYEEACEEALQAKKSELSLKDEKELLQLRSCSIEQEIKDQKERCDKSLTTIIDLQKRIQESAKQVEAKDNKITELLNDVERLKQALNGLSQLTYTSGIPSKRQNQQVEMLQNQVKTLQQQLADAKRQHQEVVSVYRTHLLSAVQGHMDEDVQAALLQIIRMRQGLVC from the exons TACAACTGTCCAACGGAGAATGTGGATCTTCAAGGAAGAACTGCTCTTCATGATGCAG cTATGTCAGACTGTTCCTCTAGCATACAACTACTGTGTGATCATGGGGCCTCAGTGAATTCAAAAGACGGA gaCGGGAGGACACCGCTAGTGCTGGCCACTCAGATGTGTCGTCCCACGGTTTGTCAGCTTCTGATAGACAGAGGAGCGGATGTTAATGCCAGGGACAAACAGAACAG GACTGCCTTAATGTTAGGCTGTGAATACGGCTGCAAGGATGCAGTAGAAGTTTTGCTCAAAAACGGTGCGGATGTTAGTTTGACTGATGGCCTTGGTCATGACTGTGCTTACTATGCCAGAATTGGTGACAATATTGACATTTTGGCTTTAATAAAAGCTGCTCTTGAGGATTCCAGCAAAG CAAGAGATACCATGAAGAAAGGGCAACCTGAACAAAAG ATTACTAATATGTCACAGAAGTGGAATCGGCTGCATGCGCAGGAGGAGGTGAATGTCAGGCTGTATCAGAAGGAACATAACGCTCAG GAATTGGAGTTAGAAAATCAAGATTTGAAAGATCGAATGAGAGAAGTACAAGAGGAGCAAAGGATGCTGCTGGATAGAATCAGTGGGCTACAACTACAATTGAATGAG GAGCAAATGTTTGCAGATGATCTTGAAAATGAG aaagatGAGTTGAAGAAAATCCTAACTaccaaggaaaaacaacaggaaGAAAGCTTAAGAACTATTGAAGCACTTAAAGCTAAACTCAAATATTATGAA GTTGACTTTGTAGGATCTGGAAGTAACTTTGGTAATA GAAAAGAAGATATATTACTTAAGCAAGGCCAAGTGTTTGCTGTGGAATCACag TCTAGGTCAATGCTGAGACCCCTGGAGCTCTCCCTGCCTAACCAATCATCCAGTTCCGAGAAGgaagctttaaagaaagaacTTGACAACGTGAGGACCTGCTATGGTGCGGCAAAAGAAGAAATCGGCAAACTGCAGAGAGAACTTTCTCACAAGGTATCTGAATGCAAAGCTTTGGCATCTGAGTGCGAAAGAACCAAGGCGGAATCTGATGGACAGATAAAACAACTGGAAGATGCTTTAAAAGATGTGCAGAAAAGGATGTTTGACTCTGAAGGCAAAGTTAAGCAAATGCAGACCCACTTTCTTGCTCTGAAAGATCACCTGACTAATGAAGCTGCTTTGGGAAACAGTAAGCTAACAGAGGAGCTGAAAGATCagttgaaagaaatgaaaacgAAGTATGAAGGAGCCTCTGCTGAAGTGGGAAAACTAAGGAACCAGATTAAGCAGAATGAATTGCTGGTGGCGGAATTTAAGAGAGATGAAGGAAGGCTAGTGGAAGAGAATAAAAGGTTGCAGAAGGAACTTGTTAAGTTGGAGATGGAACGAGataaaaggggaagaaatgtCATGGAGTTAGAAGGGCAGctcaaagaaacagcagcaaagttaGCCCACTCTGTAACTTCAGagaaatttgaaaacatgaagagTTTGTTGTCAAATGAAGTGAACGAGAAAGCAAGGAAGTTAGCAGAGATGGAAGGAGAGCGTGAcaagctgcaggcagagattctgcttttaaagaggGAATCTGAGAGTCAGAAAGCTAAACTAGCTCAGCATGTAAAGCCAGAAGACCACGAACAAATGAGGAGTGGGTTTGAGCAAAAAAATGAGGAACTTGAGAAGACAATTTCTGAACTATCACAGAAGAATCAGACTCTGCAGATGGAACTTGAAAAATTGCAGATTGATAACAAAATGCTTAAGCAGCAAATCCAAATgctaaaaactgaaataaaaagccagaatgtgcctttaaaaattcatgaagaactgaagaaaacaaatgatctGGCCGTTGGTGACCTGaccaaaaagctttttgaaataacaaagaagtacaatgaaagcaaagcagaagctgaaaagttgCTGGCAGAGAACAACCACCTAAGTGAGAATATCGGCCACTTCCAAGCTGTAtacctgtctccagagcagcacAAAAAAGAAGTGGAAGCCTTAAAATCTAATGGTCTTGAACTTGAAAAGCAGCTTGCtgagcttcagaaaaaatatgatgATGAGCAAGCAAAAGCATGCAAACTAGTCTCAGAAAATGCAGTCATAAGGGAGACTCTCAGGGATCAGTATGTGTTGGCTACAACACATGAGGAGGTTAAAACAGCCTTGAATAACACACTAGAGAAGACTAACAGGGAGCTGTCggatctgaaggaaaaaactgAAGAGATAAAGCAAGAATTCCTGAGggtaaatgaagaaaatggaactttgaaaaataaggtGAAACTCTTACAGAATCAATTACAAACTGAGCATATAAGTTTAAAAGATCATGAAAGTACAGTGactgctttaaataaaagtatgCAAGAACTTCAGGAGAACAATGTTGCGATTACGGCTGAATGTAAGAGGGGTCAAGAAGAAATTTTGCAGTTGCATGCAGAAATTGAAGCCCAAAAGAAGGAACTTGACACAATTCAAGAATGCATTAAGTCAAAATATGCCCCAGTTGCCTCCTTtgaagacagaaagcaaagctttgaaGCCACAGTAAAGGAATTAAAAGCACAGTTGCAGGAACAGATGCAGAAGTACAGAGAAAGTGAGGAGGAAAACGAGAAGTGCAGACAGGAGAACGAAAAGCTCAAAAATGGTGTTTTCTCCATCCAAAATGACTTGCAGCAGAACTATATCCTTGCTGAGAAATCCcgtgaaatggaaaaaatgtttgcaagcaAAATGGAGGAGTTGAATAAGCAGTTGAGGGAATTGCTGCAGAAATACACAGatgataaagaaaaagatgagctGCAAGAGAGTCCCAAGCAGCCCGTAACTCTGCAGGCTCAGCCCCTCACAGTAGAACAAATTGAAGCCTTGAAGAAGGCTCTTGGTCACACGATAGAGGATCTAAAGGAAGCCCTCCGAAGTAAGAAGGAATGTTATGACAAAGAAACGCTAAAAGTAGGAGAACTACAGCAGGAATTGTCAGGTCTAAAAGAGTCTTCAATACCTTTGGTAGAATATACACAGATGAAGGAAATGCTAGAACAAGAAATTGTAGTGATCAAAAAcagcttgaaagaaaaggaagaagaaaacagagttaaaaatGAGGAGATCTTGAAGTTGCAGTCTGAGATTCAGCTTACTCAACAAGCTTTAACAGACCTGGAGAGTAAAGAAGTGATTGACATGTCAGAATACAAATCCATGAAAAGTGCTCTGGAGGCCCAGATTAATAGCATAGCTGAGAACTTGTCCAATATGAATAAAAAGTATGAGGAAGCATGTGAGGAGGCTTTGCAAGCTAAAAAGAGTGAGCTTTCTTTAAAGGATGAAAAGGAGTTGCTTCAGTTACGGAGTTGTAGTATTGAGCAAGAAATTAAAGACCAGAAAGAAAGGTGTGATAAATCATTGACAACAATTATTGACTTGCAGAAGAGAATACAGGAATCTGCAAAGCAGGTGGAAGCCAAGGATAACAAG ataacaGAGCTGCTTAATGATGTAGAGCGGTTAAAACAAGCTCTTAATGGCTTGTCTCAGCTTACATACACCTCCGGAATTCCCTCAAAGAGGCAGAACCAGCAGGTTGAAATGCTCCAGAACCAAGTGAAAACACTACAACAGCAGCTAGCT GATGCGAAAAGGCAGCATCAAGAGGTAGTTTCGGTTTATCGGACGCATCTTCTTAGTGCTGTACAG GGTCACATGGATGAAGATGTCCAAGCTGCTTTACTACAGATCATTCGAATGAGACAGGGACTTGTTTGCTGA